The uncultured Draconibacterium sp. genome has a segment encoding these proteins:
- a CDS encoding AAA family ATPase, with protein sequence MRIKINNTSKILKKSSVDDLPDFVVITGENGSGKTQLLNALSRGMYDMTPEMMEPQPDGHQFIAEIFDNGKLLSNINYVPVQGSEVNLGNRIDANYFVNNYGKLPMKYHSFLNLKRINPEKKINAGELTTRYKLDIGINNNNVRNYNPNISQSDINLFELIYSKKEKKYEGTFPEECVIHMPISNNNLFSANLTLLYLKHKCKLDLAIEVQETPWDVFNEMLEEAKFKYRLTPPDLDNKVIKLEAKLVDTENGNIIDIAGLSSGEKTIMSLILALYNSKNHTTFPEVILFDEPDSSLHPSMTKQMLDVLQNVFVKEKKVKVILTTHSPSTIALSPELSIYRMDRNLGHLIKEEKSEAIKSLTYGLDNLSIYFENRKQVFVESTLDKDFYEVVYSELKNENLLNKDIHLEFITMSENKSLGDENGGCDYVKKIVNRLTDSGNNTALGLIDYDNKNNGNDKVSILGQKKRYSIENYILDPIFLAFTVLLECDSKKVEFGFDANDKFINFQNIELGKLQNIIDNIISKIKPNIPAINSEEIIEYKTVNNLKIKIPNWYFLTKGHLLEAAILKGLYDLNSIRINKSICKPIIDKCIKVFPLLISNDILETFKELELK encoded by the coding sequence ATGAGAATAAAGATAAATAACACAAGTAAAATTTTAAAAAAGTCATCTGTAGACGATCTACCTGATTTTGTTGTAATAACGGGTGAGAATGGTTCAGGGAAAACACAGTTACTAAATGCTTTATCAAGGGGAATGTATGATATGACTCCGGAAATGATGGAGCCTCAGCCAGATGGACACCAATTTATTGCAGAAATATTCGATAATGGGAAATTGTTGTCAAATATAAATTATGTTCCTGTTCAAGGCAGTGAAGTAAATTTAGGAAATAGGATTGATGCAAACTATTTTGTGAATAATTATGGGAAATTACCAATGAAATACCATAGTTTCCTTAACTTAAAAAGAATAAATCCGGAGAAAAAAATAAATGCAGGTGAACTTACAACCAGATACAAATTAGATATTGGTATAAATAACAATAATGTTAGAAATTATAATCCCAATATAAGTCAATCAGATATTAACTTATTCGAATTAATTTATTCTAAAAAAGAAAAAAAATATGAAGGAACATTTCCTGAAGAATGTGTAATTCATATGCCAATCTCAAACAATAACTTATTTTCTGCTAATCTGACATTACTATATCTAAAACATAAATGCAAACTTGACTTAGCAATAGAAGTTCAAGAGACACCATGGGATGTGTTCAACGAAATGTTAGAAGAGGCTAAATTTAAATACAGATTAACTCCTCCTGATTTAGATAATAAAGTAATAAAACTAGAAGCTAAATTAGTGGATACTGAGAATGGTAATATTATTGATATTGCAGGGTTATCGTCAGGTGAGAAAACAATAATGTCACTTATTCTTGCTCTATATAATTCAAAAAATCACACAACATTTCCTGAAGTTATTTTATTCGATGAGCCTGATTCTTCATTACATCCTTCTATGACTAAACAAATGCTTGATGTTTTGCAGAATGTTTTCGTTAAAGAAAAAAAGGTCAAAGTAATACTTACTACTCATTCTCCCTCAACAATTGCACTAAGTCCTGAATTATCAATTTATAGAATGGACAGGAATTTAGGACATCTGATAAAGGAAGAAAAATCAGAGGCTATTAAAAGCTTAACTTATGGATTAGATAATTTAAGTATCTATTTTGAAAATAGAAAACAAGTATTTGTAGAATCAACGCTAGATAAAGATTTTTATGAAGTTGTATATTCAGAATTAAAGAATGAAAATTTATTAAATAAAGATATACATCTTGAATTCATAACAATGAGTGAGAATAAATCCCTTGGGGATGAAAATGGCGGTTGTGACTATGTAAAAAAAATTGTTAATCGACTTACTGATAGTGGAAACAATACTGCATTAGGTTTAATTGATTATGATAATAAAAATAATGGCAATGATAAGGTTTCGATTTTAGGACAAAAAAAACGATATAGTATTGAGAATTATATCTTAGACCCAATATTTTTAGCATTTACTGTTTTACTAGAATGTGACTCTAAAAAAGTTGAGTTTGGTTTTGACGCAAATGACAAATTCATAAATTTTCAAAATATCGAATTAGGAAAACTACAGAATATCATTGACAACATAATTAGCAAAATAAAGCCCAATATCCCAGCGATAAATAGTGAAGAAATCATAGAATACAAAACAGTAAATAATTTGAAAATAAAAATTCCCAATTGGTACTTTTTAACAAAAGGGCATTTATTAGAAGCTGCAATCTTAAAAGGGCTATACGACTTGAATTCAATTAGAATAAATAAGTCAATTTGTAAACCTATTATAGATAAATGTATTAAAGTTTTTCCTTTATTGATAAGCAATGATATACTGGAAACTTTTAAAGAATTAGAATTAAAATAA